Sequence from the Ancalomicrobiaceae bacterium S20 genome:
GTGCCATGCATTGAGGGATTCCGACTCGACCGCGTGACTGATAGGATCCTTGGTGGCCGGGCGGCGTGCACCGAGCCCACCCAAGCCAACGATTCGAGTCCGGAATGAAGATCGATCTGCCCGAGGCTGTTGACGCCGTTTCGGCCATTTACCCTGTTTCACGTGAAACCATGGAGCGGCTGGAGATCTATGCCGGGCTGCTGCGCAAGTGGCAGAAGAGCCAGAACCTCGTGTCGCCGGCTACACTGCCGCATCTGTGGACCCGACATATGGCCGACTCGGCGCAGGCGCTGGCGATGCTCCCGGAGGCGCGGCGATGGGTCGACATTGGCTCCGGTGCAGGATTTCCCGGTCTCGTCACGGCGATCCTGCTCGCCGACGTCGAGGGCGCGCAGGTCGATCTGGTCGAGAGCAATCAGGGCAAGGCGGCTTTCCTCAGGACGGTGGCGCGGGAGACGGGTGCGCCCGCGCGCGTCCATGCCGAGCGGATCGAGGCATTCACGGGCCGATTTGACGAAAAGGTCGATGCGGTTTCGGCGCGGGCCCTGGCTTCCTTGGCCGATCTCTGCCGTCTGACGGCGCCTCTGGCGGCGCGCGGAGCGGCGCTTGTTTTCCACAAGGGTCAAGATTTTGCGTCTGAGCTGAAGGAAGCCACTCAATCTTGGGATCTGGATCTGGTACAAAGGAGCAGTCGGATCGACCCCGCCGGCTCGATCCTCCTCATTCGTCGCTTGGTTCCTCGCACGTCCGTTTGACGGAGTGGATTCCGCCATGAGCTCTCTTCCGAAGATGCCGCGCGTGCTCGCACTCGCCAACCAGAAGGGTGGCGTCGGCAAGACGACCACCGCCATCAATCTGGGCACCGCGCTCGCCGCCATCGGTGAGGACGTGCTCATCATCGATCTTGACCCGCAGGGCAACGCCTCGACCGGTCTCGGCATCGATCGGCGCAGCCGCACGCGCTCGACCTACGACCTCCTGGTCGGCGAGGCCGATCTCGGTCAGGTGATCATCGAGACCGCAGTACCGCGGCTCTGGGTGGCGCCGTCGACGCTCGATCTGCTCGGTGTCGAGCTCGAGATCGCGGCCTCGTCGGATCGTGCTTATCGGCTACGCAAGGCGGTCGCGGACTACGCCGCGCGCATTGCCGGGCAGCCCGGCATGCCGCATTTCAGCTACGTGTTGGTCGATTGCCCGCCGTCGCTGAACCTCTTGACCATCAATGCCATGTCGGCCGCGCATTCGGTGCTGGTGCCGCTGCAGTGCGAGTTCTTCGCGCTCGAAGGTCTGTCGCAGCTGCTGTCGACCGTCGAACAGGTCAAGGGCTCGCTCAATCGCGAGCTTACGATCCATGGCATCGTGCTCACCATGTTCGACGCGCGCAATAATCTCTCCGGCCAGGTCGTCGCCGACGTGCGCGAGCACATGGGCGAGGCGGTCTACGAGACGATCATCCCGCGCAATGTCCGCGTGTCGGAAGCGCCGTCCTACGGCAAGCCGGCGCTGCTCTACGATCTGAAGTGCTCGGGCAGCCAGGCCTATCTGCGGCTCGCCTCGGAGATCATCCAGCGCGAACGGCGCATCCGCGCCAACGCGGCGTGATCGATTCTCATCCGTAATGAATGTCGGTCGTTGCGGGGCCGGCAGTGATTCCAACGCGTGGGAGGCTCCTTTTGGGGGAACGCGACATGGTCGAAGAGCGTAGGCGCCTCGGGCGCGGGTTGGCGGCACTGCTGGGCGATATGGCCGAGCCGGAGACGAGCGCGCCGGACCGCGAAGGTCACAAGCGCATTCCGGTCGAGTTCCTGCGGCCGAACCCGCGCAATCCGCGTCGGAGTTTTGCCGAGGACGACCTCGCCGACCTCGCGGCCTCCATCAAGGAGAAGGGTATCGTCCAACCGATCCTGGCGCGGCCGGCCAAGGCGCAGGCCAATGCCTACGAGATCATTGCCGGCGAACGGCGTTGGCGCGCGGCGCAGCGCGCCGGCCTGCACGAGGTGCCGGTGATCGTCCAGGACGTCTCGGACAAAGAGGCGCTCGAGCTCGCGATCATCGAGAACGTCCAGCGCGCCGACCTCAACCCGATCGAAGAGGCCTACGGCTACGAGCAGCTGATCGCCGAATTCGCCTATACCCAGCAGGATCTGGCGCAGGTGATCGGCAAGAGCCGCAGCCACGTCGCCAACACGCTGCGTCTGCTGAAACTGCCGGACTCGGTCAAGTCGCACCTCAAGGACGGCAAGCTCACCGCCGGCCATGCCCGGGCGTTGATCACCGCCGACAATCCGGGCGCACTCGCCGAGCGCATCGTCACCGAAGGCCTTACCGTCCGCGATGTCGAGGCGCTGGCGCAGGCGCCGAAGCCGGTCGAGGCGATGAAGCCGGGTCGGCCGAAGCGCGACAAGGATGCCGATACACTGGCGCTGGAGAAGACCATCACCGACGCGCTCGGGCTCGCAGTGACGGTCGACCACAAGCCGGACGGGTCGGGTGAGGTGCGGATCCGCTACCGGAGCCTGGAACAGCTCGACGAAATCGCGCGACGGCTCCAGCACGGCTGAGCGCGCAGGCGGCAAGTTGGCGATATGAGGGGCGGGCACGTGCGTGGCCGCCCTTTCTGTTTTTGCGCAGACGGTACGCCGCCGGATCCGGCTTGAACCCCCCAGGACTATGAGGCTCCGCATGCCGGTCTGCAGCAGAGGGCGGCGGGCGGTCTCGGTGCCTCGAGGCATCTCGCCTCGGGCAGCTTCGTCGAACGCGAGGCGTTCGGACGAGGGTTGGCGGCCGGATGCGAACGGCCGGGCTCGGCTTCAGCGTCGGTCGGCGGCGCGGGCCGCGCGGGCTATCTGCAGGAAGGCGTCGTTGAGCACGGCGGTCGCCAGTTGCGGCGTGGTGCGGGACCGCAGCATGGCCTCGTCGAGAAGCTGGAGCGCGCGCTGGAGCCGTTTGGCGGTCCAGAGCGTCAGCTGGCGGGTCATGATCGGCTTGCGCTTGTCGTAGACGGGCGGCTGCATTCGCGCGATCACGTCGGGAATGGTGCGGCCGGAGTCGACGTCGGCGCGGGCGCGGTCGAGCATCTGGAAATGCCGGATCACGGCGGTCCCGGCGCCGGCTGGCGAGGTGCCGGCCCCTTCGAGCCCGGAGACGAGGCGGTCGGTCTCGGTCGGGTTACCGCCGGCGATGGCATCGATCAGCGCGCTGACCTGGTAGGTGCTGACGTCGCCGACGACGGCGGTGACGTCATCCGCCGTGATGCGGCCGCGGCCGTGGCAATAGAGGCAGAGTTTTCGGACTTCGCCGCGCGAGGCGAGGCGGTCGCCGCCGAGCTGGGATTCGAGCAACTCGCGGGCGTCGGCGTCGATGGTGAGGCCGGCGAGCCGGGTCTCTTCCTCGATCAGGCGGGCCAGGTCGGCGGCGTTGTCGACGTAACAGGCAATGGCCGCCGCCGCGGGGTGATCCTCGAAGCGCTTGCGCAGGCCGGTGCCCTTCTTGAGATCCCCGGCCTCGACGACCACCAGGCTGCCCTGCTCCGGCGTGTCGAACAGCGGTTCCAGCGCCGGGCCGACGTTGTAGCGCGCGCCATCGTCGCGTACCCAGACCACGCGCCGGTTGCCGAACAACGAGACGGTGCGCGCCTCGTCGATCAGGCGCGCCGGGTCGGACGACACCTCCGAACTGCCGAGCTTCACCAGCGAAAAGGGATCGTCGGCGCCGGCCGTGGCAG
This genomic interval carries:
- the holA gene encoding DNA polymerase III subunit delta, producing the protein MAALKPSEVDAFLKKPFDRVSLVLIYGQDEGLIAERAAKLIKAATAGADDPFSLVKLGSSEVSSDPARLIDEARTVSLFGNRRVVWVRDDGARYNVGPALEPLFDTPEQGSLVVVEAGDLKKGTGLRKRFEDHPAAAAIACYVDNAADLARLIEEETRLAGLTIDADARELLESQLGGDRLASRGEVRKLCLYCHGRGRITADDVTAVVGDVSTYQVSALIDAIAGGNPTETDRLVSGLEGAGTSPAGAGTAVIRHFQMLDRARADVDSGRTIPDVIARMQPPVYDKRKPIMTRQLTLWTAKRLQRALQLLDEAMLRSRTTPQLATAVLNDAFLQIARAARAADRR
- a CDS encoding ParA family protein; the protein is MSSLPKMPRVLALANQKGGVGKTTTAINLGTALAAIGEDVLIIDLDPQGNASTGLGIDRRSRTRSTYDLLVGEADLGQVIIETAVPRLWVAPSTLDLLGVELEIAASSDRAYRLRKAVADYAARIAGQPGMPHFSYVLVDCPPSLNLLTINAMSAAHSVLVPLQCEFFALEGLSQLLSTVEQVKGSLNRELTIHGIVLTMFDARNNLSGQVVADVREHMGEAVYETIIPRNVRVSEAPSYGKPALLYDLKCSGSQAYLRLASEIIQRERRIRANAA
- the rsmG gene encoding 16S rRNA (guanine(527)-N(7))-methyltransferase RsmG, producing the protein MKIDLPEAVDAVSAIYPVSRETMERLEIYAGLLRKWQKSQNLVSPATLPHLWTRHMADSAQALAMLPEARRWVDIGSGAGFPGLVTAILLADVEGAQVDLVESNQGKAAFLRTVARETGAPARVHAERIEAFTGRFDEKVDAVSARALASLADLCRLTAPLAARGAALVFHKGQDFASELKEATQSWDLDLVQRSSRIDPAGSILLIRRLVPRTSV
- a CDS encoding ParB/RepB/Spo0J family partition protein encodes the protein MVEERRRLGRGLAALLGDMAEPETSAPDREGHKRIPVEFLRPNPRNPRRSFAEDDLADLAASIKEKGIVQPILARPAKAQANAYEIIAGERRWRAAQRAGLHEVPVIVQDVSDKEALELAIIENVQRADLNPIEEAYGYEQLIAEFAYTQQDLAQVIGKSRSHVANTLRLLKLPDSVKSHLKDGKLTAGHARALITADNPGALAERIVTEGLTVRDVEALAQAPKPVEAMKPGRPKRDKDADTLALEKTITDALGLAVTVDHKPDGSGEVRIRYRSLEQLDEIARRLQHG